The genomic stretch CAACCTGCCCAGCAATTCCGTTTTGGATTTTTACACGCTCGACAATCGTGACAGACTGGTCGAGTACGCAAGTCAGCCGCAGTCCCGCTATGCGGCAATCGTCGGACATCTGCCGTTCAGCTTCTTCGTAAACCTGACACTACCGGCGAAGCCACTGCACATTACCGTGCTGCGTGAGCCGGTGGCTCGACTGATTTCATATTATTACTACATCCGCACCAGTGAAAGTCACTATTTGCATGACTGGGTAGTCAATGAAGATATTTCACCGCAAGCGTTTTTCGAAAGCAAGCCGACGATGGAAATAGATAATCTCCATCTGCGCTTTTTGTGCAGCACCGATTGCTCGAACGTTCCTATAGGCGGTTGCACACGTGAAATGCTTGAAGAAGCAAAAGACAATGTGAAAAATCGATTTGCAGTGGTTGGTCTTCAGGAATATTTCCCCCAGAGTCTCGAGCTGACGGCAAGAGTCATGGGCTGGAAGAACATCACGAATCCTGAAATCAATCGAGCGCCTGAAAAATCAAAGGCAGCGGAGAAAGACGCGCAGACAATCGAACTAATTCGCTCTATGAATGAGCTGGACATCGAACTTTACGAATATGGTCAGGAGCTTTTCGTAAAGAAGTGCGCGGAGCTTGGAATCAAGCTCTAGTTGCATGTCCTTCAGAACATGCTTACTTCCAGGCGCTAACTCTGATTTGTCATCTTCCAAAAATTGTCGGCGACAGTGCGCATAGCCTGCAGTTGCCTCTCAAGTTGCAATCGCAGCGACTCACGCTCGTCATCAGTAGAGCCATCACGCACCACTATAGGATCACCAAAAACATGCAAGATAGGGCTACCGAAGTGAGTGGCCATGAAACTGTCCCACCCCCACATGTACATGGCGTTACGAGACGAAGCAGAGAAGGGAATAATCGGCAGTCCTGTAATTTCAGCCATCTTGATGATGCCCGGTTTTACTTCGTATGCCGGTCCGCGCGGTCCGTCGATCATAACGACAAGATGCTTTCCAGCTTCTGCTGCTTTGACCATCTGCAATCCGCCTTTGACGGCTCCTTGCTTCTGTGAACCGCGAGAAGCGGTCAAACCAAGATTGGTGATAGTTCGGGCGATAATTTCTCCATCGCGACTGGGACTGATCAAAATTGTTACTCGCGAACGCACGTCCTGAAAACGCAGTAAGCCGATCATTCTTCCGTGCGGAACAGCAAATAAAGCAGAATTGCCTGCGTCGAGGAAAGCTTTGGCTTTTGGCGAGTAGACGCGCTGAGTAGTGTAACTGCTATCGAAAAAGTGGATTCCGTTAGTGCAAAAGCCTTCCAACGCACTCAAGCGCAAGCCGTCGGTAAATGGCAACTTGCCGAGAATGTTGCGTACTCGAAATTTAGCCATCAGACTCGATTGTAAGCGCGCTTAAGAATATTGATTGGTGCTTTTTCCGGAAGCACGAGATCTCGCTTGTCGACTATAATCGTCTGCTCCATGGCATATCGCCCCGAGAGCACCGAGTGGCTGACCATGTCGGTGAAAACAATCCAGGAAGAATTGGGCGGAAATTGCCACAAATCCTTGCGCGTCTTTTCCTGAAACTCACTGTTCTCTTTCAGGAAATTGTGAAAGTCGAGCATCCAGCTATCGTATGGAGAAGTGCCGTTTGCCTTCAATCCCAACATTTTTTTGAAAGCGGTAAGAGCTGTAGGCGCATCCGGCGTGACTTTGTTCAAATCTCCGGGAACTCGCACATCAGATTGAAACTGCTCGACCAGCTTTTCAAACGTCTCAGATGTGTTCCAGACGCGGTTCTCGGTCGGGTTGATGTTGATAAAGGTGCGTAAAATTCTGTCACCAAATATGGGGCGCGTCGGGAACGAATCGACATGCAATAAGTCGTTTCGAGCGCGCAGACGCATCTTTCTGCCCTTCTCTTCGATTGGTCTGAAGCTGGCAAAATCGATTTTCCAGTGCCTCGCATATGGGGCGAGAAAGCTTGTCAGAAAGCGAATA from Candidatus Melainabacteria bacterium encodes the following:
- a CDS encoding DUF374 domain-containing protein, with the translated sequence MAKFRVRNILGKLPFTDGLRLSALEGFCTNGIHFFDSSYTTQRVYSPKAKAFLDAGNSALFAVPHGRMIGLLRFQDVRSRVTILISPSRDGEIIARTITNLGLTASRGSQKQGAVKGGLQMVKAAEAGKHLVVMIDGPRGPAYEVKPGIIKMAEITGLPIIPFSASSRNAMYMWGWDSFMATHFGSPILHVFGDPIVVRDGSTDDERESLRLQLERQLQAMRTVADNFWKMTNQS